One Paenisporosarcina sp. FSL H8-0542 genomic region harbors:
- the purH gene encoding bifunctional phosphoribosylaminoimidazolecarboxamide formyltransferase/IMP cyclohydrolase, giving the protein MTKRALISVSDKSGILEFAKELETLGYEILSTGGTKAYLQENGVAITPVDQVTRFPEILGGRVKTLNPMIHGGLLAKHDDADHQAQMNEHGIEPIEVVCVNLYPFRETISKLDVTADDAIENIDIGGPAMLRASAKNHAYVTVITDAADYPAVLEELKAAGKTTIETRRRLAAKVFRHTASYDAYISGYLTDLAGEEFPEQVTFTYELKQPLRYGENPHQKAAFYQRALGSDFSIASAQQLHGKELSYNNIQDANAAIQIVKEFELPAAVAVKHMNPCGVGVGETISEAYGKAYEADSMSIFGGIVALNREVDTETAEQLSGIFLEIILAPSYSDKALEILTKKKNIRLLTIPFEQNKKDKWNTVSIEGGLLMQEPDAHGFAQADVRVVTDREPTEEEWAALKLGWSVVKHVKSNAIVVTDAQMTLGVGAGQMNRVGAAKIALEQAAEKAQGASLASDAFFPMNDTVETAAKAGITAIIQPGGSVKDEDSIAKANEYGIAMVFTGVRHFKH; this is encoded by the coding sequence ATGACAAAACGTGCGCTTATCAGTGTATCAGATAAATCAGGAATTCTTGAGTTCGCAAAAGAACTAGAGACGTTAGGGTATGAAATTCTATCAACCGGTGGAACAAAAGCGTATTTGCAGGAAAATGGAGTAGCCATTACACCTGTCGATCAAGTAACGAGATTCCCTGAAATATTGGGTGGTCGTGTGAAGACGCTTAACCCTATGATTCACGGAGGCCTTCTTGCCAAGCATGATGATGCCGACCATCAAGCACAAATGAATGAACATGGCATCGAGCCAATCGAGGTTGTTTGTGTAAACTTATATCCTTTCCGTGAAACGATCTCAAAACTGGATGTGACAGCTGACGATGCGATTGAGAACATTGATATCGGTGGACCAGCAATGTTGCGTGCGTCTGCGAAAAACCATGCTTATGTAACTGTCATTACAGATGCAGCGGACTATCCGGCTGTTTTGGAAGAATTGAAAGCAGCTGGCAAAACTACGATTGAAACGCGTCGTCGTCTGGCAGCAAAAGTTTTCCGTCATACTGCTTCTTATGATGCGTACATCTCAGGTTATTTAACTGACCTTGCAGGTGAAGAATTTCCCGAACAAGTTACCTTTACATATGAATTGAAACAACCGCTTCGTTATGGAGAAAATCCACATCAAAAAGCAGCGTTCTACCAACGTGCACTAGGATCGGATTTCTCCATCGCTTCTGCACAGCAACTGCACGGGAAAGAACTTTCCTACAACAATATCCAGGATGCCAATGCAGCCATTCAAATCGTTAAAGAATTTGAGCTGCCGGCTGCTGTCGCTGTCAAACACATGAATCCATGTGGTGTCGGAGTTGGTGAAACCATTTCTGAAGCATATGGCAAAGCATACGAAGCGGACAGTATGTCCATTTTTGGTGGCATTGTTGCCTTAAATCGCGAAGTGGATACCGAAACGGCGGAACAACTTTCAGGTATCTTCCTTGAAATCATCCTTGCTCCTTCCTACTCTGATAAGGCTTTGGAGATTTTGACGAAAAAGAAAAATATCCGTCTACTAACAATTCCTTTTGAACAAAACAAAAAGGATAAATGGAATACCGTTTCAATCGAGGGTGGCTTGTTGATGCAAGAACCTGATGCTCATGGTTTTGCACAAGCGGACGTCCGTGTCGTAACGGACCGTGAACCTACGGAAGAAGAATGGGCTGCACTGAAGCTCGGATGGAGTGTCGTAAAACACGTGAAATCCAATGCGATTGTTGTCACGGATGCACAAATGACGCTTGGCGTTGGTGCTGGGCAAATGAATCGTGTCGGTGCTGCTAAGATTGCTTTAGAGCAAGCGGCAGAAAAAGCACAAGGTGCATCACTTGCTTCAGATGCCTTTTTCCCTATGAATGATACCGTTGAAACAGCTGCTAAAGCAGGAATCACCGCCATTATTCAACCAGGTGGATCTGTAAAAGACGAAGATTCAATTGCGAAAGCAAATGAATACGGAATTGCTATGGTGTTTACAGGCGTACGTCATTTCAAACACTAA
- the purD gene encoding phosphoribosylamine--glycine ligase: MKVLVIGSGGREHAIVRQFNNSPSVTEVFVAPGNDGMREDATCVAIEALEFDMLVAFVQENAIDLTFVGPEQPLAAGIVDRFVAEGLRIFGPTKAASQIEGSKSFAKELMKKYGIPTAAYETFTDVKEAKAYIEKMGAPIVVKADGLAAGKGVVVAMTVEEALNSVEDMIGNQKFGDSSSRVVIEEFLDGEEFSYMSFVHNGQIYPMVIAQDHKRAYDGDRGPNTGGMGAYSPVPHISELIVQEAFEAIVAPTVEAMATEGTPFTGILYAGLILTEDGPKVIEFNARFGDPETQVVLPRMASDFGEFMNALFDEKPYELEWSNEEMLGVVVAADGYPEMVEKGATLPDLEKLNQNLQIFHAGTKEVNGRFVGNGGRVILVAAKSDSLANAQKQVYDAFAELKWDGFFYRNDIGWRALK; encoded by the coding sequence ATGAAAGTACTCGTTATTGGTAGTGGTGGGCGTGAACACGCTATTGTACGTCAATTCAACAACTCTCCATCTGTAACTGAAGTGTTCGTTGCACCAGGTAATGATGGCATGAGAGAAGATGCGACCTGTGTGGCAATCGAAGCACTTGAATTTGATATGCTGGTTGCTTTCGTTCAGGAAAATGCTATCGATCTTACGTTTGTGGGACCTGAACAACCGCTGGCTGCTGGAATAGTCGATCGTTTCGTGGCAGAAGGTCTGCGTATATTCGGGCCTACGAAAGCGGCATCACAAATCGAAGGTAGTAAATCTTTTGCCAAAGAACTAATGAAGAAATATGGTATTCCAACTGCGGCTTACGAAACGTTCACAGACGTCAAAGAAGCCAAAGCCTATATCGAGAAAATGGGTGCACCAATTGTGGTAAAAGCGGATGGACTCGCTGCAGGTAAAGGTGTGGTTGTTGCCATGACTGTGGAGGAAGCACTTAATTCCGTGGAAGACATGATTGGTAACCAAAAGTTTGGTGATTCATCATCTCGCGTGGTCATTGAGGAATTCCTCGATGGGGAAGAGTTCTCATATATGTCCTTTGTTCATAACGGCCAGATTTACCCGATGGTCATCGCCCAAGATCACAAGCGTGCGTATGACGGTGATCGTGGACCGAATACTGGCGGCATGGGAGCTTATTCACCTGTCCCTCACATTTCGGAGCTTATCGTTCAGGAAGCATTTGAAGCGATTGTGGCACCTACTGTTGAAGCGATGGCAACGGAAGGAACACCTTTTACTGGTATTCTCTATGCCGGGTTAATCTTGACTGAGGATGGACCGAAAGTCATTGAGTTCAATGCTCGTTTTGGTGATCCAGAAACACAAGTCGTGTTACCACGTATGGCTTCAGATTTCGGTGAATTCATGAACGCACTTTTCGATGAAAAACCATATGAATTGGAATGGTCGAATGAAGAGATGCTTGGTGTAGTAGTAGCCGCAGATGGTTACCCTGAAATGGTTGAAAAAGGGGCGACACTGCCTGACTTAGAAAAGCTTAATCAAAATTTACAGATCTTCCATGCGGGCACGAAAGAAGTGAATGGTCGCTTCGTTGGCAATGGGGGCCGCGTAATTTTGGTCGCAGCGAAATCAGACTCTCTGGCTAATGCTCAAAAACAAGTATATGACGCTTTTGCTGAATTGAAGTGGGATGGATTTTTCTATCGAAACGACATTGGTTGGCGTGCGTTGAAATAA
- a CDS encoding DUF4083 domain-containing protein — protein MDSFNFFSIFYIFIVLGLIVIFILSFSLFIRRIRINSSIKSNHYVEIDQKLDKIIELLEKKANV, from the coding sequence ATGGACAGTTTTAATTTCTTTTCAATATTTTATATATTTATTGTCTTAGGTCTTATTGTTATATTTATACTATCTTTCTCTCTTTTCATTCGAAGAATACGTATCAATTCTTCCATTAAAAGTAATCATTATGTTGAAATTGATCAGAAACTTGATAAAATTATAGAATTACTTGAGAAGAAAGCAAACGTTTAA
- a CDS encoding YgaP-like transmembrane domain — MSQTQNLSTRNALTRLSLGLSMLAYGTAKLSRNPKCNKGRMMVAFGAMKAAEGTVKFCPMKAMIEKQSMMGQTGNTPEIGKLMEDFASQGMSGQSGSGSNSAAGSATGSGTGATTGAAVGNMVKDLASQAMSGQTTSSAGAKAGSGSGAGAAVGNMVKDLASQAVSGQTTSGAGAKAASGTGATNGAAVGTKVKDLASQAMSRQTTSGAGAKAASGSSENK, encoded by the coding sequence ATGTCACAAACGCAAAACCTTAGCACACGTAACGCACTGACCAGACTTTCACTCGGACTTAGTATGCTCGCTTATGGTACCGCTAAACTCTCCCGCAATCCCAAATGCAACAAAGGTCGCATGATGGTTGCATTCGGTGCTATGAAAGCTGCAGAAGGAACGGTCAAGTTCTGTCCAATGAAAGCCATGATTGAAAAACAAAGCATGATGGGACAAACCGGAAATACCCCAGAAATCGGAAAATTGATGGAGGATTTCGCTAGTCAAGGTATGTCTGGACAATCGGGTTCTGGTTCAAATTCTGCTGCCGGTTCTGCAACAGGTTCTGGGACTGGTGCTACTACTGGTGCTGCCGTTGGAAACATGGTGAAGGACCTCGCTAGTCAAGCTATGTCGGGACAAACAACATCTAGTGCTGGTGCAAAAGCTGGTTCTGGTTCTGGTGCTGGTGCTGCCGTTGGAAACATGGTGAAGGACCTTGCCAGTCAAGCTGTGTCGGGACAAACAACATCTGGTGCTGGTGCAAAAGCTGCTTCTGGCACTGGTGCTACTAATGGAGCTGCCGTTGGAACAAAGGTGAAGGACCTTGCTAGTCAAGCTATGTCGAGACAAACAACATCTGGTGCTGGTGCAAAAGCTGCTTCTGGATCTTCCGAAAATAAATAA
- a CDS encoding adenine deaminase C-terminal domain-containing protein — translation MQHPLWKIGEIRHQLSMIDGKTSPDKIIVNVTYLHSVLKKWVEGNIWIAKDRIVYAGPDMPVQTTDAEIIDATGQVIVPGYIEPHVHPFQLYHPQSFADYAAQLGTTTFLSDNLILFLLLKNKKAFTLLDQLNELPFSFYWWARFDSQTELENEDELFTTKSIGEWLDRPEVLMGGELTAWPRLLAGDDQMLYWLQSAKTKGKKVEAHLPGASDKTLARMKLLGSDGDHEAMTVEEVERRLLHGYAVTLRHSSIRPDLPHLLKGIVEKGLDVFDHLMMTTDGSTPSFHIDGVMDKCIQVALDAGVKPIDAYQMASYNVARYYNMTSLHGFIATGRLASLNFLENERNPVPVSVLSKGVWLKRDGKQVQQLPTIDWSVLGDLELPFDLHDGDFQFSMPFGIEMVNDVITKPYSVSIHTGESSLSSDHDESYLMLIDRDGKWRVNTMIKGFATSVQGFASSYSNTGDIILIGKNHKDMLVAFNEMKRMKGGIVLVEHGEVIAHIPLAIGGGLSNEKVEDLIARELFLKKALNERGYTHGDAIYTLLFLQSTHLPYVRITQRGIYDVMKKSVLFPSFMRS, via the coding sequence ATGCAACACCCGTTGTGGAAAATAGGGGAAATCCGCCACCAATTAAGCATGATTGATGGTAAAACGAGTCCCGATAAAATTATTGTGAATGTAACATACTTACATAGCGTGCTGAAAAAATGGGTTGAAGGCAACATTTGGATTGCAAAAGACCGCATTGTATATGCAGGTCCTGATATGCCTGTTCAAACAACTGACGCAGAAATAATTGATGCAACTGGACAGGTGATTGTGCCGGGCTATATCGAACCTCATGTTCATCCATTTCAACTTTATCATCCCCAATCATTTGCTGATTATGCAGCACAATTAGGTACGACTACGTTTCTATCAGACAATCTTATACTCTTTCTTTTGTTGAAAAACAAGAAAGCGTTTACACTATTGGATCAATTGAATGAACTGCCGTTTTCGTTTTATTGGTGGGCACGATTTGATTCACAAACTGAGCTTGAAAATGAAGATGAACTATTTACGACGAAATCAATCGGTGAATGGTTGGATCGTCCGGAAGTATTGATGGGCGGAGAATTGACAGCATGGCCACGTTTACTAGCAGGTGATGACCAAATGCTGTACTGGTTGCAATCGGCTAAAACAAAAGGCAAAAAAGTAGAAGCCCATTTACCTGGTGCTTCTGACAAAACATTGGCGCGCATGAAATTGCTAGGTAGCGACGGTGACCACGAAGCCATGACAGTTGAAGAAGTGGAAAGACGGTTGTTGCATGGTTATGCCGTGACGTTAAGACATTCGTCGATTCGTCCTGATTTACCTCATTTATTAAAAGGAATTGTGGAAAAAGGACTGGATGTTTTTGATCATTTGATGATGACAACGGACGGTTCGACACCTTCTTTCCACATCGATGGCGTCATGGATAAATGCATTCAAGTCGCACTGGATGCAGGAGTGAAACCGATTGATGCCTATCAAATGGCATCCTATAATGTAGCCCGTTATTACAACATGACCAGTCTGCATGGATTTATTGCCACAGGAAGATTAGCTTCTTTAAACTTCTTGGAAAACGAGCGAAATCCTGTCCCTGTAAGCGTGCTGTCTAAAGGCGTATGGCTGAAGAGAGACGGCAAGCAAGTGCAACAGCTGCCGACAATCGATTGGTCCGTATTAGGTGATTTGGAATTGCCGTTTGATTTGCATGATGGGGACTTTCAGTTCTCGATGCCTTTTGGAATTGAAATGGTTAATGATGTGATCACGAAGCCATATAGTGTATCGATTCACACTGGTGAGTCGAGCTTAAGTTCTGATCATGATGAGAGCTATCTGATGTTAATTGACCGCGATGGTAAGTGGCGTGTCAACACGATGATTAAAGGTTTTGCGACTTCCGTGCAGGGGTTTGCTTCGTCTTACTCGAATACAGGAGATATTATTCTAATAGGTAAAAACCATAAAGATATGTTAGTAGCTTTCAATGAAATGAAGCGGATGAAAGGCGGCATCGTGCTCGTTGAACATGGTGAAGTCATTGCACACATTCCACTGGCAATAGGTGGAGGACTATCAAATGAAAAAGTGGAAGATTTGATTGCGCGGGAATTGTTTTTGAAGAAAGCATTGAACGAACGAGGGTATACACATGGTGATGCGATTTACACATTGCTATTTTTGCAATCGACTCATTTACCATATGTCCGCATTACACAACGCGGCATATATGATGTCATGAAAAAATCAGTGTTGTTCCCTTCATTCATGAGATCTTAG
- a CDS encoding DUF3048 domain-containing protein: MKKWLFMMVLLLIIAGCSKDKENTVDAENPNEDETTDENEDEEVVTLPFAAPFSGERSEEEFTKRPVLVTINNHPKARPQSGLASADIVYEMVAEGNVTRLLALYQSELPNEIGPVRSARDYFIEIASGLDAFYVAHGYSPEARLMLTTGDVDNINGMQYDGSLFLRSKDRVAPHNSYITGEHVIEGMDKVGARQEIEKIPNLAFYDSVEDVPLGTPASMIDVRYGGSEDFHHVYSYDTLTQQYSRSSGGIVTIDRETDEEISLANVMFFEVDHQTIDGAGRQQLDLKSGGKGYLFQAGMMKEIEWQQIDGVLVPMENGEPAKLVPGKSWIHLVKTNPGIDQMVTFTP, encoded by the coding sequence ATGAAGAAATGGCTGTTTATGATGGTTTTGTTGCTTATTATTGCGGGTTGTTCTAAAGATAAAGAAAATACAGTCGACGCAGAAAATCCAAACGAGGATGAAACGACAGATGAGAATGAAGACGAAGAAGTAGTAACCTTACCTTTTGCTGCACCTTTTTCGGGTGAACGTTCCGAAGAAGAATTCACGAAACGTCCTGTGCTGGTCACAATCAATAATCACCCGAAAGCAAGACCACAATCGGGACTTGCGAGTGCAGATATTGTTTATGAAATGGTGGCAGAAGGAAACGTGACACGTTTGCTTGCATTGTATCAAAGCGAATTGCCTAATGAAATTGGACCGGTCCGAAGTGCACGTGATTACTTTATTGAAATTGCATCCGGTCTCGATGCCTTTTACGTGGCACACGGCTATAGCCCGGAAGCGCGACTGATGTTAACTACAGGAGATGTGGACAACATCAATGGCATGCAATATGACGGTTCCCTATTTTTACGATCCAAAGATCGTGTAGCACCTCACAATTCGTACATTACAGGTGAACATGTCATCGAAGGAATGGACAAAGTTGGTGCCCGACAAGAAATCGAAAAAATTCCGAACCTGGCATTCTATGATTCAGTCGAAGATGTTCCTTTGGGTACTCCTGCATCAATGATTGATGTCCGCTATGGCGGGAGTGAAGACTTCCACCATGTGTATTCATATGATACACTTACTCAACAATACTCTCGTTCTTCTGGAGGGATTGTCACGATAGATAGAGAGACTGACGAAGAGATCAGCTTAGCCAATGTAATGTTTTTTGAAGTGGACCATCAAACAATTGATGGCGCAGGAAGACAACAACTCGATTTAAAATCGGGTGGCAAAGGCTACTTATTCCAAGCAGGTATGATGAAAGAAATCGAATGGCAACAAATAGATGGTGTGCTAGTGCCAATGGAAAATGGTGAACCCGCTAAACTCGTTCCAGGAAAAAGCTGGATTCATTTAGTGAAAACAAACCCCGGTATTGACCAAATGGTTACATTTACGCCCTAA
- a CDS encoding YerC/YecD family TrpR-related protein: MQVDKIRGHQTDQLFKAVLELKDIEECYRFFDDLCTISEIQSLSQRFEVAHLLRLKKTYETIKNETGASTATISRVRRCFDYGNDTYDEMLGRLYPDEKPFQFPKYGNSNE; this comes from the coding sequence ATGCAAGTAGATAAAATACGCGGTCATCAAACGGATCAGTTATTTAAAGCGGTCTTAGAATTAAAAGACATTGAAGAATGCTATCGATTTTTTGATGATTTATGCACTATAAGTGAAATTCAATCGTTATCTCAACGCTTTGAAGTGGCTCATTTATTACGACTGAAGAAAACATATGAAACGATTAAAAATGAGACTGGAGCCAGCACGGCTACCATTTCTCGCGTGCGTCGTTGTTTCGATTACGGGAACGATACATATGATGAAATGCTAGGCAGGCTATATCCTGACGAAAAACCTTTTCAATTTCCTAAGTACGGAAATTCAAACGAATAA
- a CDS encoding heptaprenylglyceryl phosphate synthase, with protein sequence MMYQEWRHVFKLDPAKEISEEALKQVCESGTDAILVGGTDGVTLDLVLDLLIRVRQYNVPVALEISTIDSVTPGFDFYFIPSVLNSTNTAWVKDLHIEAIKEFGDYMDWNELVPEGYCILNSDCKAARATEAHTFLSEEEVIAHARLAEHFFKLPIFYLEYSGVYGDPKMVKAAKNVLKNTRLFYGGGITSARQATEMAMIADTVVVGNHLYDNLNEALETVKAVHAVTL encoded by the coding sequence ATGATGTATCAGGAGTGGCGTCACGTTTTTAAATTAGATCCTGCGAAGGAAATATCCGAAGAAGCGCTAAAGCAGGTGTGTGAATCTGGAACGGACGCCATTCTAGTCGGTGGTACAGATGGAGTTACCCTTGATTTGGTTTTGGACTTATTAATTAGAGTTAGACAATATAATGTACCGGTTGCACTGGAGATTTCGACGATAGACTCCGTGACGCCAGGATTCGATTTCTATTTCATTCCTTCCGTGTTAAATAGTACAAATACCGCATGGGTGAAGGATTTGCATATCGAAGCCATCAAGGAATTCGGGGATTATATGGACTGGAATGAACTTGTTCCGGAAGGTTACTGTATTTTAAATTCAGATTGTAAGGCGGCACGTGCGACTGAAGCTCACACTTTTTTATCAGAGGAAGAAGTGATTGCCCACGCAAGGCTGGCTGAACACTTTTTCAAGTTACCGATATTCTACTTAGAATATAGCGGTGTTTATGGAGACCCCAAGATGGTGAAAGCTGCAAAAAACGTTTTGAAAAACACGCGCCTCTTTTACGGCGGTGGTATTACATCGGCAAGACAAGCGACTGAAATGGCAATGATTGCGGACACAGTTGTAGTGGGCAATCATCTTTATGACAATTTGAACGAAGCGCTCGAAACAGTGAAAGCTGTTCATGCAGTGACACTTTGA
- the pcrA gene encoding DNA helicase PcrA — protein MELIVKNLLNGMNPEQEKAVKATEGPLLIMAGAGSGKTRVLTHRIAYLVVEKEVYPSKILAITFTNKAAREMRERIDGLLGNGTGERMWVSTFHSMCVRILRRDIDRIGYSKSFSILDTTEQLTVIKRILKDQNIDPKKYDPRSMLNAISSAKNECIDAETFASQMNQFNPFEKTASEVYTAYDKRLRKNQSLDFDDLIMTTLTLFKRVPDVLEFYQNKFHYIHVDEYQDTNKAQYELVQMLAKKFNNLCVVGDSDQSIYRWRGADIQNIMSFEKDYPNAQAIMLEQNYRSTKRILKAANDVIQNNTGRYPKELRTDNGSGEAINVYKAYDEQQEAQFVVKTIQELMEKGNRTLDDFAILYRTNAQSRVMEEVLVKSNITYTIVGGTKFYDRKEIKDLLSYLRLIANNEDDLALARIINEPKRNIGATSFERMAMYALEQDRSIFDALREVDFMGLPARAANEAAKFHQMMDGFTQMQEFLSVTELVEQVLDKTGYRNMLRNEKTIESESRLENIEEFLSVTKAFEERSEDKTLVSFLTDLALISDLDKLDNDEDVSKGKVVLMTMHAAKGLEFPVVFIIGMEENVFPHSRSIGDNDEMEEERRLAYVGITRAEERLYLTCAQSRTLFGRSGYNNPSRFIAEISEDILEHVTLKQSAGTGRSQTTRRSVANTTRPAVERPAYKASGGDKLGWNTGDKAVHKKWGEGTVVSVRGEGENTEIDIAFPSPTGIKRLLAKFAPVEKV, from the coding sequence ATGGAATTAATCGTAAAGAATTTATTAAACGGGATGAATCCCGAACAAGAAAAAGCAGTAAAAGCAACGGAAGGTCCCTTGCTGATTATGGCAGGAGCGGGCTCTGGGAAAACACGTGTGTTAACTCACAGAATCGCTTATTTAGTCGTGGAAAAAGAAGTCTACCCATCGAAAATTTTGGCGATTACATTTACGAATAAAGCAGCAAGAGAAATGCGTGAGCGTATCGATGGCCTACTTGGCAATGGAACAGGAGAGCGTATGTGGGTTTCTACATTCCACTCGATGTGTGTACGTATTTTACGTCGCGATATCGATCGAATCGGTTACTCAAAAAGCTTCTCCATTTTGGATACCACTGAACAATTGACAGTCATTAAACGTATTTTGAAAGACCAGAACATCGACCCTAAAAAATATGATCCCCGTTCCATGTTAAACGCTATCAGCTCAGCAAAAAACGAGTGCATTGATGCCGAAACATTTGCGAGCCAAATGAATCAGTTCAATCCGTTCGAGAAGACAGCGTCGGAAGTCTACACAGCGTATGACAAACGTCTTCGCAAAAATCAATCCCTCGATTTTGATGATCTGATCATGACAACGTTAACTCTGTTCAAACGTGTACCGGATGTGTTGGAGTTTTATCAAAACAAATTTCATTATATTCATGTTGATGAATATCAAGATACGAACAAAGCCCAATACGAACTTGTACAGATGTTGGCAAAGAAATTCAATAACTTGTGCGTAGTAGGCGACTCGGATCAATCGATTTATCGCTGGCGTGGAGCAGATATTCAAAACATCATGTCTTTTGAAAAAGATTATCCAAATGCCCAGGCCATTATGCTGGAGCAAAATTATCGCTCGACTAAACGCATCCTGAAAGCCGCAAATGACGTCATACAAAACAATACAGGTCGCTATCCAAAAGAACTGCGTACGGACAACGGTTCAGGTGAAGCAATCAATGTTTACAAAGCTTATGACGAACAGCAGGAAGCACAGTTTGTCGTCAAAACAATTCAGGAATTGATGGAAAAGGGCAATCGTACCCTTGATGATTTCGCCATTCTGTATCGCACAAACGCCCAATCCCGTGTGATGGAGGAAGTTTTGGTCAAATCGAATATTACCTACACAATCGTTGGCGGCACGAAGTTCTATGATCGCAAAGAGATTAAAGACTTGCTGTCATACTTACGTTTGATTGCCAACAACGAAGATGATTTGGCATTGGCGCGTATCATCAATGAACCAAAACGCAACATTGGTGCGACATCTTTCGAACGAATGGCAATGTATGCACTTGAACAGGACCGTTCCATTTTTGATGCACTTCGCGAAGTGGACTTTATGGGATTGCCAGCACGCGCAGCAAACGAAGCGGCTAAATTCCACCAGATGATGGATGGATTCACTCAAATGCAGGAATTCTTATCTGTCACTGAACTCGTGGAGCAAGTATTGGATAAAACCGGCTACCGTAATATGCTGCGAAATGAAAAGACCATCGAATCAGAAAGCCGTCTTGAGAATATTGAAGAGTTTTTATCCGTAACGAAAGCGTTTGAAGAACGCAGTGAAGATAAAACCCTTGTATCTTTCCTTACTGATTTGGCGCTGATTTCCGATTTGGATAAGTTGGATAACGATGAAGATGTATCTAAAGGAAAAGTCGTACTAATGACGATGCACGCAGCAAAAGGACTGGAGTTCCCGGTCGTATTCATCATTGGGATGGAAGAAAACGTCTTCCCTCATTCACGTTCGATCGGTGACAATGACGAAATGGAAGAAGAACGACGCTTAGCATACGTAGGGATTACACGTGCTGAAGAGCGTCTGTATTTAACTTGTGCACAATCGCGAACATTGTTCGGCCGAAGCGGATACAACAACCCTTCCCGATTCATTGCGGAGATCTCAGAAGATATTCTAGAGCATGTGACGTTGAAACAATCTGCAGGTACAGGTAGAAGTCAAACTACCCGTCGTTCGGTTGCGAACACTACGCGTCCAGCAGTTGAACGTCCTGCATATAAAGCTTCAGGCGGGGACAAGCTTGGATGGAATACGGGCGACAAAGCCGTTCATAAAAAATGGGGCGAAGGAACAGTTGTTAGTGTACGCGGTGAAGGCGAGAATACGGAAATCGATATCGCTTTCCCAAGCCCAACCGGCATCAAGCGATTACTTGCGAAGTTTGCACCAGTTGAAAAAGTATAA